From Deltaproteobacteria bacterium, the proteins below share one genomic window:
- a CDS encoding RidA family protein, whose translation MSIEHIRPQVWNSRAVVHGDLVYLSGLVADDKSLSTKGQTEQVLAKIDDVLAAAGTNKSRILTSTVYLADIDAKDEMNEAWMAWIDKDNLPARAAIGVDLTPGTQVEIMVCAAK comes from the coding sequence ATGAGCATCGAACACATCAGACCGCAGGTTTGGAACAGCCGCGCCGTGGTGCACGGCGATCTGGTATACCTGTCCGGCTTGGTAGCCGACGACAAGTCCTTGTCGACGAAGGGCCAGACGGAACAGGTACTGGCCAAGATCGACGACGTCCTCGCCGCCGCCGGCACCAACAAGTCCCGCATCCTCACGTCCACCGTCTATCTCGCCGACATCGACGCCAAGGACGAGATGAACGAGGCGTGGATGGCCTGGATCGACAAGGACAATCTCCCGGCCCGGGCCGCCATCGGCGTGGACCTTACGCCGGGCACCCAGGTGGAGATCATGGTCTGCGCGGCGAAGTAG
- a CDS encoding MFS transporter, producing MSDSTSPPTPIWSHPTLLIAGLSGLLASSDTSVNIAFPAITEAFGINLLSIQWVVVSYVLTHASLLLGCGRLADLFGHWRTLTIGLLISAAAFVACGLAQTFAWLLMGRMLQGVGVALVFGSAPALVTLSVSGDERGRALGFYQMNMATGYAMGPLLGGVLVDAFGWRGVYLYRALPALIIAWFTSRRVHSVERAASRERFDLLGAVTLTLAAGALLLAMTRSRDLGWADPEVLALALTGAVSLVVFLITEKRVAAPVINLDLFRWPAFTLANLLTLAANATRFPIGLLVPYYAVDILGYRGVVVGLLIFAPAVMTIFAAAFAGRLSDRIGTAWLSSAGLAVQAVGLWLASGLDASSDYPTAALSLALVGLGLGTFQVPNMSFVMGAIPRDHQGVAGSVNQMMRTGGIVFGVTGASLMFERWRVAHADLGEVGAFVTAFQLVFLTAAVLCGLAAVASLFRGRSGKRQDRNRQDKMDAESSGA from the coding sequence TTGTCCGACTCGACATCACCACCGACTCCCATCTGGTCGCATCCGACCCTGCTCATCGCCGGGCTGAGCGGCCTGCTGGCGTCTTCGGACACGTCGGTGAACATCGCGTTCCCGGCCATTACCGAGGCGTTCGGCATCAACCTGCTGTCCATCCAGTGGGTGGTGGTGAGCTACGTGCTGACCCACGCCAGCCTGCTGCTGGGCTGCGGCCGGCTGGCGGACCTCTTCGGCCACTGGCGCACCCTTACCATCGGTCTCCTCATCAGCGCCGCGGCATTCGTCGCCTGCGGCCTGGCCCAGACGTTCGCGTGGCTGCTCATGGGACGGATGCTCCAGGGGGTGGGCGTCGCGCTGGTGTTCGGCTCGGCCCCGGCGCTGGTCACGCTCAGCGTCAGTGGCGACGAACGCGGACGGGCGCTGGGGTTCTACCAAATGAACATGGCCACGGGGTACGCCATGGGCCCGCTGCTGGGGGGCGTGCTGGTGGACGCCTTCGGCTGGCGCGGCGTCTACCTGTACCGGGCGCTTCCCGCCCTCATCATCGCCTGGTTCACCTCCCGCCGCGTGCACTCCGTGGAACGCGCGGCCTCCCGCGAGCGGTTCGACCTTCTGGGCGCCGTCACGCTCACCCTGGCGGCCGGCGCGCTGCTGCTGGCCATGACCCGCAGCCGCGACCTCGGCTGGGCGGATCCGGAGGTGCTCGCGCTGGCGCTGACCGGGGCGGTGAGCCTGGTGGTCTTTCTCATCACCGAGAAGCGGGTGGCCGCGCCCGTCATCAACCTCGACCTGTTCCGCTGGCCGGCCTTCACCCTCGCCAACCTGCTCACCCTGGCGGCCAACGCCACGCGGTTTCCCATCGGCCTGCTGGTGCCCTACTATGCCGTGGACATCCTGGGCTACCGGGGGGTTGTGGTCGGCCTGCTCATCTTCGCGCCCGCGGTGATGACCATCTTTGCCGCCGCCTTCGCCGGCCGGTTGTCCGACCGCATCGGCACCGCCTGGTTGAGCTCCGCGGGGCTGGCCGTCCAGGCCGTGGGCCTGTGGCTGGCCAGCGGCCTCGACGCCAGCTCCGACTACCCCACCGCCGCCCTTTCCCTGGCCCTGGTGGGGCTCGGCCTGGGCACCTTCCAGGTGCCCAACATGAGCTTCGTCATGGGCGCCATCCCCCGCGACCACCAAGGCGTCGCCGGCAGCGTCAACCAGATGATGCGCACCGGCGGCATCGTCTTCGGCGTCACCGGCGCCAGCCTGATGTTCGAACGCTGGCGCGTCGCCCACGCGGACCTGGGGGAGGTCGGCGCCTTCGTGACCGCCTTCCAGCTCGTGTTCCTGACAGCGGCGGTGCTGTGCGGCCTGGCCGCGGTGGCGTCGCTGTTTCGAGGCAGGAGCGGAAAGCGGCAGGACCGCAACCGGCAGGACAAGATGGATGCGGAATCGTCGGGTGCGTAG